The Daphnia carinata strain CSIRO-1 chromosome 1, CSIRO_AGI_Dcar_HiC_V3, whole genome shotgun sequence sequence GCTGCTTTTGGAGAAGACGAGAAGCTTACGTATCCCGCAGGATTTCCAAGAATTAAGAATAGCGAACGCGAAAAGTTGGCCTTAACACACGACACATTGTATTGGATTTAAcgccgagaaaaaaaattcttaattcTTATCCCTTTACAAAACTGAGGAAACTGTGgatggtttttttatttgttttttagttttcttaaattttttatttaccattGCCCGTACAGCTTGATTTGAGTCTTACTTGCCTGTGcggaaaaaaatggctgattgTTCGTCACATTAGCTGTATTTCTAAAATTGATGGTGTACACTTTACGCAGACGCCGTCTCTGTCGGTGGGAGTTATACAGTTAACAGATAACCAGCACACGAATCGTCAAGAGCGATCTCTTCCGGCTGGTACAGCTTTCTGTGAAATCACAAATACGTTTATGGTATAAGGAGTGTGAGCTGTCGTTAATCTATTCGTTAAATTTTTCTACACAAGACGATGTAAAATGGGTGCTCGATGCTGTTGTCCACATGGGAATGTGGTAAAGAATTTCCAAGGGAATCTCAATGTTTCAGCATGATTACGATCGAATGAGCATGGATGACCACGACATCATCCATGAAGGGCAAGTTTAACTAATGGCGTTTAATGTGTGTTTTGCGGAATTAAAGACCACACAGATGCATACAGCAATATCTTGCTTTTGTTTGTCCCTCACCTCTTGTACGATGTATGCGCTATTTCTTAAAACTATCCACCTTGTTCCCACCGTCGATATTTATTCTTGGGACAGTACACATCTAATGTTCTTGAAAATGGCCACAAACAGAATTTCAAGGTTAATCATGCGAGACGCATCGAAAGATTGCACAGTATCGTTAAGAGACGTTGCAAAGAGAAGGTATAAATAGTTCTTGGTAAGTGCTGGACGAACATCAGTTCCTCACCCGACAGCCTTCGTTGCTTATCTATTTTTCCTGTTCGGAAATGAATTTCCTCGTAAGATTTGATTACAcgttatcattttttaaaatttaaccTAGAATCATAAGGTGCTGAGCTACATAACTTCTTATTTTGTGCGCACAGATATTATTGGCTTGCCTTCTTGCGATGGTCATCGCCATCCAAGGAACACCAGCAATGGAACCCAGCACTAACATTGAAGTTCCCCCCGACCAAAACGTGGAAGACTGGTATTATCGCACCTACTACGGTCACTATTACAATCCATACGGCTACTACGGTCATGGATATTGGCGTGGACGCCGCTCTGTTGAGGAAAAGCAGCCGGAAGCCTCGATCAACATGAAATTTGGTATTACTGACCAAGATGTCAACCAATACTTTAATCGTGGGTATTATGGCCACCATAGTCCCTATGGTGGACACGGACGTCGGCGGGGTCGTTACGCTACCAAAGATCAGAGTAGTGAGGCATCTTACTACCCCGGCTGGGGATACAAACGCAGGAACTCCGGCAGCTATCCTTACCGCCATTCTTATTATTATGGTCACTATCCAGCATCTTTTTCTTATGCCTATAGCCATTAAGCGACAATTCGACAATCGTAGTATCGTGAACAAAAAACGATTTAGAAACGTTATCGTAGTCTAATCCTTCTACTAACATCTTCTGTGGGGTCTGTTGGCTAACACAATGGCTTTCGTGGTATTTGGTTGTGTTATTCTTATGTACACAATACACTCATTGTTGACATCCAGACTATCTTTACAAAATATGAGGAAGAACTAAGGCAACTTCAATTGCCTAGCACTGCAAACATTGTAGCTAGTTATCCTGACAAGTACAACTGTTTATAAACTGTTCACTGATTGCAGCGTGACTAATTGTCTTTTTGCACGGCTTCACCCATCCTTTGTGCGGGTTCTTGCACAAAAGCGTTACATGCTGATATCGTTAAATACGCGCAAGACCCAACTTAGGGCTGGAAAGCCTTAGAAGACGACGAATATTTGAGCCAAGTGTTATATACGAACAGCAGCGTGAACCGAGGCGCGCCCGGAAACTATTGTGCTTTTGTATTCATTCATTGGCAAATGGGagtttctattttcctttctttcttggctAAATTATTGTCGTCTGATCAAATTATATCTAGTGCAATACGATTACTGTTACGTTTTAACGTTTGTCGATCAATAACAGCAAACATTTTCATATACGACTTCGACCAAAGCTagttgtttgaaaatgaaactaacCTGCAATTTGTGGTACGCAGTATTATTCCAAATGTTCGCTCCGATTCATGATTCCCCAGACGACAATTTCCAAATGTTGGCATATTCTATTACATCAGAAGCAGAAACGAGACAATGTCTGTAGCTAATAGTTGTATCAGAATCAAAATCGTAGTATCAGAATGTTGGGACATTTCTCGTATACAAACATTGGTTTTAATTACCAATATCTCGTTACCTCGATTGAAAATATAGTCCTGTTTCGAAACGTACGATGCCCTGAAATTCAAGGCAAATTCTTTGTGGTTTTTCAAGATTTTGTGAGAGACTGACAATAATGGCATTGAGGGCCAAAGTATATATAGCCAATCAAATCTCTAGTACAATTAATTCTCCGACTGGCCAGACGCTGCTTGTATCTCTTACCTGCTCGTATATGAAACTGAGTTAGTTAATTGCCACAtctgttccatttcttcgttTAAACTTATTCTTTTATAGCAATTAATGTTAATGTCATTTCTTGTATTAGTAGGGATTCAAGGTCGCATCGGCTTACCTTCGGCCTTGGCCTTTGCCTGCATAAAACCAAAAGACAAAATGCCAATGTACAAATTTTACTATTGGTAGCTTCAACACCATCATGGCCTTAATTGAAATTAAACTGATATTGTTTTGATCGTgatcctcatttttttaatgtctgcCAAAACTTTGGCCATCACAGTTTTGCAGTCGGAAAAATAACATGCCCATATGCCATGATGCCAAATAATTCTATTACAAATTGTGTGCTATTGTGGCAATTGGCAACTATGCCGTCCCCGAGTAAGGGAAACGCAAAGACAATGCAGTCGCGCGGTACAGAGAGCTCCGTATAGTCGTACAGCTGCTGCCGTGGAAACAGGGATGCAGTTTCAACAAgtcgtttctttattttctccaGAACAGTCCATTGTGTCTTCAGCAGAAATAAAATTGACAGACATAAAATACCTGTGGCCACAAAAGAAACTTTCATCGCATTTTATTGCGTAATTGTGTTTTTCGAAGGACAATTGTACTGAGGAACGGTAGCTTTGCAAGAAGAAGTTTTTTTCTCACATGGCTTGTAGCACAAAAAGGCTGGGTTCAGAATTGATGGCCGTTCAGGTCAGGTATTTACAGCGTCATGTTAAGGAagggtttaaaaaaacgtgaaatagAGGGAAGGGTCGCCTGGAATCCATTAAGAAGACCGTGACGAGAGAATTTCCAGTAGTACAATGTGCTGGTGTTCACGTGCAATGTATATGAAGACAACCATGGCTGTGAAACCCGAATGGGTGATAGTAAAGTTGCAAGGTAAGACTATTTTCTGAAACTGCCAAGCTGACAAATTATTCACCAATATTTCATTTACACATGTGCATTCATTGCAGTTGTTTCCTGTTCTCGAATTCGCGCACAGCCAGATGGAatcgttttccttttcaacttCATGAAAGGATTAAGCTCTTTTGGCGGAATTCTTCCCTACCTGGAGCACCGGAGTTCTTTATTTAACAGGTTAGTCGGCATATTTTAACATTCTTCTTGAATTGTTCGCTAACGACGGTGTCCATAGGTATATTTTCTTGAGTAACTAGTGCGTGTGGATCGAAGAGCATTTTCACCAATGCAgaatattttgtttgctgTTAGGGTTATACAAGTTTACACTAAGAAGGTTGCTCTTGTATGAGGTCGCCTTTACGTGTAATAACAGTGATCGTAATGCCGTATAGGACATGTCTAAGTAGGTTTTGTTGCGTTAACCTGATCAATAATCCTATATCTTAGTGTTAGGCCTCTTTAATTTCTTCCACTTGCTGGTTAATCTCCTCCACCTCCCCCCCACAAACGTGCGAATTTCTGCCGATTTTGgagaatatttattttaatttattcatCTGTCATAGTGTCGGGTGTCAAAATCGATAAAAGTCCAATAATATTAGCTTTGGCGATGTCGTTGCCAAAGATAATTTCATGTCAATCTTGTGTACAGTCcaaatttcaaaacattcATAGAAAAGCAATCATATCTTTGCTGCGTCTCATCTCCGTTTTCTGCACTtcatatgaatttttttttcgttttgaatcAGTTCTTTTTCACTATAGTTGTGGCCTGAGGTATCCGCACGAACGATAACAATGTAAC is a genomic window containing:
- the LOC130691520 gene encoding uncharacterized protein LOC130691520; translated protein: MNFLILLACLLAMVIAIQGTPAMEPSTNIEVPPDQNVEDWYYRTYYGHYYNPYGYYGHGYWRGRRSVEEKQPEASINMKFGITDQDVNQYFNRGYYGHHSPYGGHGRRRGRYATKDQSSEASYYPGWGYKRRNSGSYPYRHSYYYGHYPASFSYAYSH